The following proteins are co-located in the Microbacterium immunditiarum genome:
- a CDS encoding ABC transporter permease subunit, producing MTTATLTPPSAPGAASVPTRRRKSPRRRIGGILAGVAAIVVFVASAFPVYWMVNTSFQPNAQVRGSELHLWPDNATLDNYINVIFNAERAPFLPALANSVVITIITVAVAVVFAFLAALAVTRFRFRSSAAFIIAILIIQMIPAEAMIISIFRLIDGWNLLNSVVGLSAVYIATVLPFTIWTLRGFINGVPAELEEAAMIDGLSRSQAFWRITFPLLMPGLVATGIFGFIQAWNEFVFALVLNPRPEAMTLPVWLRTFLDPNGGINWAELMAGSTIVAIPVVVFFLFVQSRMTSGLVAGAVKG from the coding sequence GTGACCACCGCGACCCTCACCCCTCCGTCGGCGCCGGGCGCCGCATCCGTGCCGACCCGTCGTCGCAAGAGCCCCCGTCGCCGCATCGGCGGGATCCTCGCGGGCGTCGCCGCGATCGTCGTGTTCGTCGCGTCCGCGTTCCCCGTGTACTGGATGGTGAACACCTCCTTCCAGCCGAACGCGCAAGTGCGCGGCAGCGAGCTGCACCTGTGGCCCGACAACGCGACCCTCGACAACTACATCAACGTCATCTTCAACGCGGAGCGAGCGCCGTTCCTCCCCGCGCTCGCGAACTCGGTCGTCATCACGATCATCACGGTCGCCGTCGCGGTCGTGTTCGCGTTCCTCGCGGCGCTCGCGGTCACGCGATTCCGGTTCCGTTCGAGTGCCGCGTTCATCATCGCGATCCTCATCATCCAGATGATCCCGGCCGAGGCGATGATCATCTCGATCTTCCGTCTGATCGACGGGTGGAACCTGCTCAACAGCGTCGTCGGCCTATCGGCGGTGTACATCGCGACGGTGCTCCCGTTCACGATCTGGACCCTGCGCGGCTTCATCAACGGCGTGCCCGCCGAGCTCGAGGAGGCCGCCATGATCGACGGCCTGAGCCGGTCGCAGGCGTTCTGGCGCATCACCTTCCCGCTGCTCATGCCGGGCCTCGTCGCGACGGGCATCTTCGGCTTCATCCAGGCGTGGAACGAGTTCGTGTTCGCGCTCGTGCTCAATCCGCGTCCCGAGGCGATGACGCTGCCCGTGTGGCTGCGCACGTTCCTCGACCCGAACGGCGGCATCAACTGGGCGGAGCTCATGGCGGGCTCGACCATCGTGGCGATCCCCGTCGTCGTGTTCTTCCTGTTCGTGCAGAGCCGCATGACGAGCGGCCTCGTGGCCGGGGCGGTCAAGGGCTGA
- a CDS encoding ROK family protein — translation MRVGLDVGGTKTEVVAIDADGVIAGRVRMATGWGPDAVTRTIVDGVRALGAEAGIDLAAVRSVGVGIPGQIEPGSARVVHAVNLGVDELDLAAAVGPQLGVPVRVENDVKAAALGAFALHGGAGTMAYLNLGTGVAAGIVAGGELWRGARGAAGEVGHISVDPNGPVCRCGQRGCIEAFAGGGVIAERWGRSGALPVRDVFDAADAGDAGAIELRRGLARGVAAAVRVLVLTVDADVVVLGGGITALGDRLLVDVVSELGASAEASAFMRSLRLEDRVELLPAGSPAAALGAALIGAAHDPEEALAHG, via the coding sequence GTGAGGGTCGGGCTCGATGTCGGCGGAACGAAGACCGAGGTGGTCGCGATCGACGCGGACGGCGTGATCGCCGGTCGCGTGCGCATGGCGACGGGGTGGGGGCCGGATGCCGTGACCCGCACGATCGTCGACGGCGTCCGCGCTCTCGGGGCGGAGGCCGGCATCGACCTCGCCGCGGTGCGCTCCGTCGGCGTGGGCATCCCGGGGCAGATCGAGCCCGGGTCGGCGCGCGTCGTGCACGCGGTCAACCTCGGGGTCGACGAGCTCGACCTCGCGGCGGCCGTCGGGCCGCAGCTCGGTGTGCCCGTGCGCGTCGAGAACGATGTCAAGGCCGCAGCGCTCGGCGCGTTCGCGCTGCACGGCGGTGCGGGGACGATGGCCTACCTCAATCTCGGCACCGGCGTCGCGGCGGGCATCGTGGCCGGCGGCGAGCTGTGGCGCGGCGCCCGCGGCGCCGCGGGCGAGGTCGGGCACATCTCGGTCGACCCGAATGGGCCCGTGTGCCGCTGCGGACAGCGCGGATGCATCGAGGCGTTCGCCGGTGGCGGCGTCATCGCCGAACGCTGGGGCCGCTCAGGAGCGCTTCCCGTGCGCGACGTCTTCGACGCGGCCGACGCGGGCGACGCCGGCGCGATCGAGCTGCGCCGGGGCCTCGCCCGAGGCGTCGCGGCCGCGGTGCGCGTGCTCGTGCTGACGGTCGACGCCGACGTCGTCGTGCTCGGTGGCGGGATCACCGCCCTCGGCGACCGCCTGCTGGTGGACGTCGTGAGCGAGCTGGGCGCGAGCGCCGAGGCATCCGCGTTCATGCGATCCCTGCGGCTGGAGGACCGCGTCGAGCTGCTGCCCGCCGGTTCACCCGCGGCCGCGCTCGGCGCTGCGCTCATCGGCGCCGCACACGACCCCGAGGAGGCTCTCGCCCATGGCTGA
- a CDS encoding glucosamine-6-phosphate deaminase, producing MAEVIIVSSENEAGAIVADEIVRLIRANPETVLGLATGSTPLPVYEALRRRLEGVNVSRVRGFALDEYVGLDPAHPQSYRSVITREVVEPLGLAPELIRTPNGSLDGIEHAGDDYERAIVEAGGVDLQILGIGTSGHIGFNEPGSSFASLTRVKTLIEQTRHDNARFFDSVDDVPMHCITQGLGTILRARHLMLLAFGENKADAVAGAVEGPITASCPGSAIQLHPHATVVIDEAAASRLEHADYYRYAYAHKPEWQRL from the coding sequence ATGGCTGAGGTCATCATCGTGTCGTCGGAGAACGAGGCGGGCGCGATCGTCGCCGACGAGATCGTGCGGCTCATCCGCGCGAACCCCGAGACGGTGCTCGGCCTCGCGACCGGGTCGACGCCGCTGCCCGTGTACGAGGCGCTGCGCCGGCGGCTCGAGGGCGTGAACGTGTCGCGCGTGCGCGGCTTCGCGCTCGACGAGTACGTGGGGCTGGACCCGGCGCATCCGCAGTCGTACCGATCGGTCATCACGCGCGAGGTCGTCGAGCCTCTCGGGCTCGCGCCCGAGCTCATCCGCACGCCGAACGGCTCGCTCGACGGCATCGAGCACGCGGGCGACGACTATGAGCGCGCGATCGTGGAGGCAGGGGGCGTCGACCTGCAGATCCTCGGCATCGGGACATCCGGCCACATCGGCTTCAACGAGCCCGGTTCGTCGTTCGCGTCGCTCACGCGCGTCAAGACGCTCATCGAACAGACGCGGCACGACAACGCGCGATTCTTCGACTCCGTCGACGACGTGCCGATGCACTGCATCACGCAGGGCCTCGGCACGATCCTGCGCGCGCGGCACCTCATGCTGCTCGCGTTCGGCGAGAACAAGGCGGATGCCGTCGCCGGCGCCGTCGAGGGACCCATCACGGCCTCGTGCCCGGGCTCGGCGATCCAGCTGCACCCGCACGCGACCGTCGTGATCGACGAGGCCGCCGCCTCGCGCCTCGAGCACGCGGACTACTACCGCTACGCGTACGCGCACAAGCCCGAGTGGCAGCGACTCTAG
- a CDS encoding NUDIX domain-containing protein, with translation MSAEVHVSAVVVVADRRALVVRKHGASVFQQPGGKPDPGESALDAAVREVAEETGIRADPRSFVSLGRFTDAAANEPGHVVVADAYLLRVDEVFAEASAEIAELRWLAEDEVEHTPLAPLSRNHLIRHAWA, from the coding sequence GTGAGCGCCGAGGTGCACGTGAGCGCGGTCGTCGTGGTCGCCGACCGACGTGCGCTTGTCGTGCGCAAGCACGGCGCATCCGTGTTCCAGCAGCCGGGAGGCAAGCCCGACCCCGGCGAGTCGGCGCTCGACGCAGCGGTGCGCGAAGTGGCTGAAGAAACGGGGATCCGGGCCGACCCGAGGTCGTTCGTCTCTCTCGGGCGATTCACGGATGCCGCGGCCAACGAGCCCGGCCACGTCGTCGTCGCCGACGCGTACCTGCTCCGTGTGGATGAGGTCTTCGCCGAGGCGAGCGCTGAGATCGCCGAGCTGCGGTGGCTCGCCGAGGACGAGGTCGAGCACACGCCGCTCGCGCCGCTGAGCCGGAACCACCTCATCCGGCACGCGTGGGCCTAG
- a CDS encoding carbohydrate ABC transporter permease: MSTLPSEVGPAVSAVDGERLTAPAAPEPPSRRRRFAQAGGFTPYALLTPALIALVAITGWPLVQLLIMSFQEFGRAQVFGAPPEFIGLDNYIQVLGDSEFWQVLARSLVFAAVCVVVTMVLGVLVALLLKRLGIVLRTLVSVGLLLAWAMPPLSATIVWGWIFDTNYGVLNYVLANWFGLEQFVGHPWLINPLSFFFVATIIIVWGAIPFVAFTIYAGLTQVPDEVMEAAQLDGAGGVKRFFLVVVPYIRSILIIVTILQVIWDLRVFTQIYSLQSIGGLAEQTNTLGVYIYRVSLGSGDFGVGGAISVIVVLLLVAISIFYVRRSVKEEAL; encoded by the coding sequence ATGTCCACGCTGCCCAGCGAGGTCGGCCCCGCGGTGAGCGCGGTCGACGGGGAGCGGCTCACCGCACCGGCGGCGCCCGAGCCGCCGAGCCGCCGCCGGCGGTTCGCGCAGGCGGGCGGCTTCACGCCCTACGCGCTGCTGACGCCGGCGCTCATCGCACTCGTCGCGATCACGGGCTGGCCGCTCGTGCAGCTGCTCATCATGTCGTTCCAGGAGTTCGGGCGCGCCCAGGTCTTCGGCGCACCGCCCGAGTTCATCGGACTGGACAACTACATCCAGGTCCTCGGCGACTCGGAGTTCTGGCAGGTCCTCGCCCGCTCGCTCGTCTTCGCCGCGGTCTGCGTCGTCGTCACCATGGTGCTCGGCGTGCTCGTCGCGCTCCTCCTGAAGCGCCTCGGCATCGTGCTGCGCACGCTCGTCTCGGTCGGCCTGCTGCTCGCGTGGGCGATGCCCCCGCTGTCGGCCACGATCGTGTGGGGCTGGATCTTCGACACGAACTACGGCGTGCTCAACTACGTGCTCGCGAACTGGTTCGGCCTCGAGCAGTTCGTGGGGCATCCGTGGCTCATCAACCCGCTCAGCTTCTTCTTCGTCGCGACGATCATCATCGTGTGGGGCGCGATCCCGTTCGTCGCCTTCACGATCTACGCGGGCCTCACGCAGGTGCCCGACGAGGTCATGGAGGCCGCCCAGCTCGACGGCGCCGGAGGCGTGAAGCGCTTCTTCCTCGTGGTCGTGCCGTACATCCGGTCGATCCTCATCATCGTCACGATCCTGCAGGTGATCTGGGATCTCCGCGTCTTCACGCAGATCTACTCCCTGCAGTCGATCGGCGGCCTCGCCGAGCAGACCAACACGCTCGGCGTCTACATCTACCGCGTCTCGCTCGGCTCGGGCGACTTCGGCGTGGGCGGCGCGATCTCGGTGATCGTCGTCCTGCTGCTGGTCGCGATCTCGATCTTCTACGTGCGACGGAGTGTCAAGGAGGAGGCACTGTGA